The sequence below is a genomic window from Acetivibrio clariflavus DSM 19732.
GTTCAGAAATCAATGAAATTGTTGCAAGCATCCGGGATGAAATATGTATAAATTCCGATAGCGGTGGTAATGATATAAGCAATAATTGGGATGAGCTGATTTTGGGCCAGAGGGAAGAAGATTTTGAAGGCGATCAGCGGATGATTGGCAAAAAAGGTGGAAACGAGCTTAAAAAGTCTCTTGCTGAAATAATTGATGAAGGATTTAAGCTCAAAGAGCAGGGAGATTATGAAGGTGCAATAATAAATTTCCTTTATGCTTTAGACAGTCATCCTCCCGACGACGTAGCACATTGGATACTCCTGGATATTTGTGTAATGTACAAGCAATTGGGACAGGTTGAGCTTGCAAAAGAGGTACTTGATAATTATGTAAAAGAATATGGAATTATAATGGATGAAGGGTTAAAGTATGAAATTGAGTTGAATTTACGATAGATTGGGTTTTTGCTGATAGAAATGTACGAGTTATGCTTTTTGACGGATTTGGTAATAATACTCAGACCTGATTACAGGATTGAGTATTGAGGGGGCACGCAATATAATGAAAAAGGCTCAGGATATAATTGGATTGCCAATTATAAGTATTTATGACGGCATTGAAGTGGGCAGGGTAAAAAATATAATTATTAATGCTACAAAGAGAGCAATAGAATACTTGATAATTGACAGCGGAATTCAATTCCTTAGTGCTAAGATAGTGCCTACAGTTAATGTATTGGGTATTGGAGAATATGCGGTAACAATCGAGAATGAATCGGTAATAAGTTATGTAAGTGAGATACCTGCTGCCATAGAATTATTGCAGAAAAATATACAAGTTACCGGAACTAAGCTGCTTACTAAAAAAGGAAGGCTTATTGGTGAAGTTGGCGATATTTATGTTGATGAGGATGATAATTGCAGTATTGTTGGACTTGAATATATATATGACGGTAAGGTTAAAATCATACCCAGAACAAGTATTATTTCTATAAGCAAGGATTTTGTTGTTGTAATTGAAGAAGTAGAAGAGAGCTTGATTGACAAAAAGGAAGAGTTAGAGAACGTAGTTTGTTTGCAAGATGATGAAAAAGATAGGTATAATCCTCATATTGACCAAAACAGTGATTTTGTGGAGAATTCTGGCGACGAAATAGAGGAATTGATTATAGAAGAAACCGATTCATCGTATGAAGAAATTGATGTATCTTATCCTGATTTCCCCTTTGAAACGAATATATCTGTGGAAGAGGTATTGGATTTATCCTTGCCTGAAAATGATAAATTAAACTACGAAGATTTTTTTGCCGATATTGATGATAACTATCTTGAAAGCGGTTTTAATGATAATGGACTGGATGAAACATTTTTTGAAGGTTTTGAGGATTTGGAAGGAGGTTATTTGGAGGAAGATTTAAAAAAAGATGAGAAGTCTATTAATATACAACTGTTAACTGAAAATATCGAAAAAGAAATTAATGAAAAAGAAAATATTGAAAAAGAAAGTACTGACAAAGTAAATACTGAAAAGAATTCAGACGATAAAAAGGAAGTTTGGAAGCCTTCTTTCGTTAATTTTGACAAGGAAAAAACCTCCGGCAGTTCGTTGGATAAAAGTAGTGCTGCCCATCTGTTTGAACAGCGGCAGAAAGAATATCTTAATGGGAGAAAAGCTACAAAAACTATTATTTCCAGCTCAGGAACAGTTATAATCAGACAGGGAGAAATTATAACCGATGAGGTTATCGAACTTTCAAGACAAAACGGAAAACTGATTGAACTAATAATGAATAATGAAGCATAGTGAGAGGTAGTTTTGATGCTAAAACATAACAAAGTTTATATTATATTGATGATTTTGTTTTTCCAGTCAGTATTGTCGATAACTTTGGGATTGTTTTTCCTTCACTTTTCATCAAAAGGTCATATTTTACCTAATGTATATGTAAGCACGTTATATGTGGGAAATTACACAAAAAGCAAAGCGGTATCCGCAATTAAAGAGCATTATGACAAAATATCGGAGGATTCGGGTATTTTGATAAAATGCGATGATGACAAAGAGTATAGGATTAAACTTTCGGATATCGAATTTTCGATAGATTGTGAAGCTACTGCTGATGAAGCATATTACATAAAGGAAGACAACAGACTTGCAAGACTAATAAAAGGATTTTTTGCAAATAAAAAGATAACGATATATCCAGTGGTAAAGATAAATGAAGAAAAACTTAAAAAACATTTGGAGGAGTTTGCTTTATTGGTAGATAAAGCGCCTGTAAATGCTCGGATTAATTTTCAAAATGGTGAGATAAGTAAAATTCCGCATCAATTGGGGATGAAACTTAATATCCCAAATTCAATAGAGAAAATTAAGAGTGAAATCGGAAATAATCTTAACAGTACTATTGAATTTAATCCGGAAAACAACTATGAGATTAATTGGATTTGGCCTGAACTTACCCTTTCAGATTTTAATGGTATTGATTCTGTTATTTCCAGCTATTCAACTCCCATTACAGACTTTAAAGACAATAAAAGTATAGTGCAGGCTGCAAAGGCACTAAACGGTTTTTTGGTGATGGGATCAGATTTTAATAACCGAAAGTATAAGGAGTTTTCCTTTGTTAATCGAATGAAGGAAAAGGGCATTTCCTTTGAAAAAACAAATGAGGGTTTAAGCCAGGTGGCGTCAACTCTTTATGCTGCATTGCTTAAAACTGGTATTGATGTCGATTATATTTACAGAAAGAAGCATAATGCAATTGTGGAATATATCGAACCTGGTCTGGATGTGGAAATATCCGAAAAAGAAGGAGATTTTACATTTAAAAACCCTTTTGATTTCCCGATTGCAGTCTTTACCGAATATGATGATAGGAACATAACAGTGTACATATTGGGAAGTAAGGGGAATGGCTATTCTAAAAAGGAAATAGAGACAAGGGTTGTACAAAAAATTGAGCCGCCTGTTTTAAGGACTGTAAATTATGATTTAAAGCCTCTTGAAGAAAAAGTTGTCATTAGTGGTAAGCCGGGAATTGAGGTAGAGGTATATAGAGTTTCAGAAGAAAACGGCAAAATCAATTCAGATCTTTTATATATCGATAGTTATGAAGCGGTTGAATCAATTGTTCAGGTTGGACCTAAAAGATAATAACAGGCAAAATAAAAAAATCTCGAAATAACTTGCAATTTCTCGAGATTTTTTTAATAACCATGTTAAAAGCAAATTAGAAATAACAGGAAATAATTTCTACTGCATTGGCTTCAATTATTTTTTGACCGTATTCCTCCAAGTAACCTTCGTAATAGGCATTATTGGAGACTTTTTTTCCATATTCATTGAGCAAAGATTCGAAATATCTCAAATTGCTAACGGTATAGGCATTTTTGGTAAATATCATGTAATAGGTATTTTTTAGCTTATACAACGTACTGTTACCCGAATAAATGTTATTAAGTATGCTGCACAAACTGACAAGGTGGTCAAAGTTTTCAAAAGAGTAAATAACTATTGATGAGCACAGCTTGTGACATTTCTTTTTTACTCTTAAATCGGACTTCCTGAATCTATTCTTTATATATTTCTGAATTGATTCAAAATCTTCATCATCATCGAGCTTGGTTATAAATATAACAAAACCGTCATTTTCATCCGGTGATGCTTCGATTGCCAATTGTGATTCGGAAGTATTAAAGCCAAACTGAATTTCTGCTTGCTCCATCATATCCCAAAACAATTCCTGGGTAGCAAGTGAATTATAGTTGAGATTCTCTAAGTCAATATTTCTTTCCTGCAGATCACTTAATGTAATTGTAACTTTAATTTTATTCTCGTTAATTTTTTCTATTTTCATCTCTTATCACCATCAACCATTTACATAATTGTATACCTATTTTATATTATACTTCCAATAATACAAAATGAGAAGTATGAAAAAATTAACTAAAGTCAATTAAATATAAATATTGCGTAAATAATAAGAATATCTAGTGATATGTATATTATATTAATCGGTAAGTTTTTACGTTTTATAAAGACTTTTTTATTTCCTGAATAAAGTAATATAAACTGTTTTATATTAGGGAAATATTATTATTATAAGCTATAAAACCTGATATCGAAACTCATATTTTTAGAAAAATAAAAGTTAATATGGCAATTATATTTTAAAAAATTCTGATTTTTAATGTTTATTACTGCAAGAGTAAACAAAATATAGGAGGTGATCGAATGGCTTCAGATAAAAGCAATTTGGACGATGTACAAGATATGGCTCAGGATATTGTATATAAAAAGGAAAAGGATTATTACAAGGGAGCTAGCGGAGAGTTGAGAATGAAAGCTGAAGGCCTTTTCAAGAAGGCAAAAGAGAAGGGGATTTCTGTTGAAGATATAGATATAGTGAAGTTATATGAGAGGAGTGCTCAATTTCCGGGGATAGGAGAAATTAGTCTTCCGGCTTTTGTAGTTAAGGTTAAAGGAAAAGATTTGTCGACCGGACAAGTTATTGCTGACGGAAAACAAATCGACTATTTTAACAGGTTTCAGAAATATCTTGCACAAAAGATTGAAAGTAAAAACATAGTAAGAGACGAAAGTGGAAAAACAGTTTATCGGAACAAAAGACCTAAGATTAGCGACAAACCTGATTTTTCACTGACTGATTGGGAGTTGTTTGAAATAGGAAAAGAGCTGCTTGATGACAAGGAATTCGGCCTTGAAAAGACTATAACGGGAGCCTGTGACAGAATCATAAGAAAGCTGATGGGTGAAAACGATTGGCTGTATCCTGAGGAGGCAAGAATGTTAGATGAAGAATTTAGTGTGATAGAGAGCAAAATTCAAAAAGAAAAGGAAAAGAAGGAAAGTGTTGCCGTAAGGAAAATGGCAACGGTCAGGCAAATCAACTATCTTAAGCAAAAGCTAAAGAATATGGACATTGATCCCGATAACAGTGAGGTAATGCAGACTATTTTAAGAGAAATGGGATTTGAGGCAAAGGATATAAATGAACTGACAGTTGGGGAGATGAGCAAAATTATTGAGAACTTAAATTCCATTGCGCAAAAAATAAAAGAAAACTTGCCGGATTCAGTATTGGCAGCAAACAAGAACACAGACAGCACTAAAGAGATTCAGAGCAGTTACAGGCAATAAATGTATTAGGGCAGGAAAAATATTGCATACTATATTTAGGTCGAATGGATATGAAATATTATTGAAAATTTGGATTTTGAAAAGGAGAGAAAAAATTTGGGACTGGTAAAAAAATATAATTGAATATTGTAAAAAGTTCGGTAAAAATTTTATATTTTGTTGAAAAAGAATATTAGGTATGATTATAATAGTTATGACAAAAAAGTTTGTTTTATGAGGTGGAAACGATGCAAATTATACTTGCATCCCAATCGCCTAGAAGGTCTGAATTACTCAAGCAGCTAGGACTGAATTTTCAAATTAGAATAGCAGACATAGATGAGAGTAATTCCATGGGGCTTAAGGCATCGGAGCTTGTTCAGTATCTTGCCTTTGAAAAGGCTAAAGCTGTAGCTGAAGATTCAAGTTTGGACAGAGATTCCATAGTAATAGGGGCCGATACAGTTGTAGTTAAAGACGGAGCAATTTTGGGAAAGCCGCGGGACAAGCAGGAGGCTTTTAATATGCTGAAAAGTCTTAACGGAAGCTGGCATGAAGTAATGACTGGTATAGCTGTTATTGATGCTAACAGCTTTAAATATGATAAATGTGTTGAAATAACCAGAGTTAAGATGAAGGAATTGAAAGATGAGACAATCAATGCCTACATTAATTCGGGTGAGCCCTTAGATAAAGCAGGCGCTTACGGTATACAGGGCTTGGGGGCTGTACTTGTCGATAGAATTGAAGGTTGCTATTTCAATGTTGTAGGTTTACCTATTTCAAAACTGAGTGATATTTTAAAGAACTATGGAGTGTATGTTTTAAAATAAAAGAAATTTTTTTGCGAAACATTAAATAACTTATGTATGGTGTGTCATAGATTAATGATTGGTTAAAAATTCGTAAAACAGTTTGGAAGGAGAATTATTGAATGGGCATATTTACTAGGGATATCGGTATAGATTTAGGAACTGCCAATACATTGGTGCATGTAAAAGGTAAAGGTATTGTAGTGAGAGAACCTTCAGTTGTTGCAATAAATAAAAAATCAGGCGATATTCTTGCAGTTGGCGATGCTGCGAAAGAAATGATAGGAAGGACTCCGGGGAATATAGTTGCAATAAGACCGATGAAAGATGGTGTTATTGCTGATTTCGATATTACACAGGCAATGTTAAAATATTTTATAAAAAAAGCTTTATCAAAGGGAATAGTTGGAAAACCAAGAGTGGTAATTTGTGTACCTTCCGGAGTTACCGAAGTGGAAAAAAGAGCTGTAGAAGAAGCATCACTGGCGGCCGGTGCGAAGGAGGCGTATTTGATTGAAGAACCTATGGCAGCTGCAATTGGTGCCAATCTCCCGGTGGATGAACCGTCGGGAAGCATGGTTGTCGATATCGGTGGCGGAACCAGTGAAGTGGCTGTTATATCTCTTGGAGGAATTGTTACCAGTAAATCCCTGCGAATAGCCGGGGATGAATTGGATGAGGCTATTGTGCATTATGTAAAAAAAGAGTATAATTTGATGATAGGTGAAAGAACGGCAGAAGAAATAAAGATGACTATTGGAGCAGCTTATCCTAAACCTAAAGAAGAGTCTATGGAAATTAGGGGAAGAGATCTTATCTCCGGACTTCCTAAAAATATAACTATAACCTCAACGGAAGTCGCTGATGCATTAAGAGAGCCTATAAATGCAATAGTTGATTCAATTAAGTACACTTTGGAGAAAACTCCACCCGAACTTGCAGCAGATATCATGGACAGGGGAATAATGCTTACCGGAGGGGGAGCGCTTCTTAGCGGTTTGGATAAATTGATCAGAGATGAGACTGGAATGCCTGTTAATATAGCCGATAATCCGTTAGATTGTGTGGCAATGGGATCGGGAAAGGTATTGGAAGAAATTGAAACATTGAAGAAGGTGCTTATTTCTCCTAAAAGACTCAAGTAGAAGGGAGATAATGTATTTTGCTGCGTCTTTTTAAAAACAAAATATTTATACTTGTTTCTATTACAATTATACTTTTAATTGTAATGGGATTGTCGTCAATACAAAACGGCAAGATTAATTATGTGGGCGATATTTTCAGCACTATTTTATCTCCTTTTCAGAGGTTCATAAATTATTCTGACAAGAAGATAAATGATTTTTTTGCACATTTTGAGGATATTGATAAGTTGAGGAAAGAAAATGAAGTTTTAAAACAAAAGGTTTATGAGTTGGTATATGAAAATGAAAAGCTAATTGATTTAAAAATAAAAAATGAAGAGCTGAGAAGGGCTTTGGATATTAAGGACCAATACAGCACTATGGACATGGTCGGTGCCAATATAATAGCAAAGGACATGGGAAATTGGTTTGATATTTTTACAATAGACAGAGGGACAAAGGATGGAATTGAAATTGATTATCCTGTAGTGACAAGCAATGGCCTGGTGGGAAGGGTAATGCAAACCGATTTATTTACATCAAAGGTTATTTCCATAATAGATGAGGATAGTTCTATCAGTGCCAGACTGTCTAAGACCAGTGATTTAGTTGTAGTAAAAGGTGATAGAAAGCTCAAGGATCAGGGGCTTTGCATTATGAATTATATTCCTGCCGATGCTGATGTATCGGCCGGTGACCGGGTGGAAACGTCGGGTGTTGGAGGAATTTATCCAAAAGGTATTCTTATCGGAACAGTAAGGGAAGTAAGACAAAGGACAAATGAATTGGATAGATATGCTATTATTGAACCTGTGGTAGATTTTAAGCGTCTTGAAGAGGTATTTATTTTAAAGCCGAAAACAATCAATAATAATGAAACGAGCGAAGGTAGCAAATGAGATTAAAAGTAATTGCTTATTCTATCCTTATTTTTTTGACTGTGCTGATTCAGTCAACAATTGCTGATTTTATAAAGATTTATGATGTCAAGCCCAATCTTACCATTACGGTAATAGTTTGCGTTGCCTTTAGAAGAAATGCTATAGAAGGGGCTATAGTAGGTTTCTTTTGCGGTCTTATGCAGGATGCTGTTTCTGGAAGAGTTATTGGCTTTTATGCTCTTCTGGGTCTTTACTTGGGCTTAATAATAGGCAGAAGTAATAAAAAGCTCAACAAAGAGAATGCTCTTATTGCTATTTTTTTAACTTTTGTATCAACAATTGTATATGAGTACATTGTTTATTTTTTTACTACGGTTTTCAGGGCACCACTGGATTTTATATATCCCTTTAAGAATATAATTCTAACCGAAGCAATTTATAACAGTGTAATTTCCATAATAGCTTTTATAATAGTAAATAGGATACATAAAAGATTTGAGGAGTTTGAGAAAAATTCCAGAAGATATTAATGGTTGGATATCCATAAGTTTTATTCTGTCGAGAAAAAACGACAGAACGAAATAAAGGGGTCTGACTGAGAAAATTGTGCTTTTTTAACTTATGCTGGTGGTGAGGTTATGGAAAAAAGAACGAATGAAAAAAAATCAAACGAGAGATTTGTATTATTGGCAATAATGTATTTGCTTGTTTTTACTATAATTGTAGTTCAACTGATAAACCTTCAGATAATAAACGGAAAAGAGAATGATGAAAAATCTCAGCAAAGGCTTCTTCAGGAAAGGGAAATTGTTGCCCCAAGGGGTATAATAGCCGATACCAACGGCATACCTATAGCTACAAACAGGGTGGGGTATACAATTCATGTGGCAAAGACCAATCTTAAAGGCCCCCAGCTAAATGAAATGATTATTAAACTTATTCGAATTATTGAAAGTAATGGAGACACTTTCGAGTCGGGGCTTCCCAACTATTTGACTTTTAATCCGATTGATTTTGGAAAAAATATAAAAGATTCCGAAAAAGCATTGCAGAAGTGGAAATCTGAAATGGTTTTAAAAGAAAAGGAGATAGAGCTGCTCAATACACCGGAAGATGTGTTTAAATATTTTAGGGAAAAAAAGTTTGATATTGATGCAAAATATACCGATGAAGAAGCTTATAAAATAATGTGCATAAGATATGATATGCTCATAAAAGGTTATACGGCAACCAATCCTCTTCTCATTGCCAAAGATGTAGGGATAAAGACGGTAGCTCAAATTGAGGAGAGAAGCCATGAATTCCCGGGAGTCCAGATTGATGTTGAACCGGTTAGAAAATACGTAGATGCACAGGATTTTGCCCATGTTTTGGGATTTATCGGTTTATTGAGCGAAGAGCAATACGAATCAAAAAAAGATGCAGGATACAAGTTAAATGACATAATAGGTAAGGCCGGTATAGAAAGGGCTGCAGAAAATTATTTAAGAGGGATAAACGGAAAGAAAAGGGTAGAGGTTGACACCAGCGGAAGGCTTACTTCTGAACTTAGCAGTGAGCCTGCAATACCGGGCAATAACGTTTATCTTACTATTGACTCAAGGCTTCAAAAGGTTGCAATGGAATCTTTGGAAAGAAATATTGCCGATATTCGGTCAAGAGCTGACTATAGAAAGAACTTTGGGGATGCCAATGCTGGTGCGGTTGTTGCCATAGATGTAAATAGCGGTGCAATTTTGGCTATGGCAAGTTATCCTACTTATGACCCGAGTGTTTTTCTTCCTAGAACCGATGTTCCTGATGCTGCTAAGAAACAGAACGAGTACCTTAATGACAGTAAAAATAAACCTATGCTTAATAGGGCTATTGGAGGAGTATACACACCAGGATCAATTTATAAACCTTTAACTGCTATAGCTGCCCTGGAGGAAAATGCAATAACGCCCGATACAGCTTTCTATTGCAAAGGTTATACAGAGCAGGGTGGAATGAGATTCCGTTGTATGGGAGTTCATGGTAGAGTAAATTTGAATAAGGGATTGGAAGTTTCCTGTAATGTATATTTCCAGGAAATTGGTGTTAAAACCGGTATTGATAAAATTGACAAATGGGTTAAATCATTCGGCCTTGGGGAATTGACCGGAATTGAAATTCCAGCGGAAGAAGCAAAAGGAATGAGAGCTAACAGGGAAACAAAGATGGAATACAGGAATGATGTATGGAGACCGGCAGATACTGCCCAAGTGTCAATAGGACAATTTGACAATATGTTTACTCCTATTCAGATAGCCAACTATGTAAGTACCCTTGCCAACGGGGGAAAGAGATATAAACCGTATATAATTAAAAGTGTAAAAAAATACGACGGCTCAATAGTGATGGAAACCAAGCCGGAATATGAAACTGTCCCTGTAAGCCAGAAAACGATAGAGGCTATAAAAGCGGGAATGATTCAGGTTTCCAGCTCTATGGAAGGTACTGCGGCTGCATACTTTAGAGATTTTCCTTTTACTGTTGCTTCAAAAACCGGAACGCCGGAAACGGGATTGGAATCTCAGGGAAAATCATCAAACGGACTGTTTATTGCCTATGCACCTGCTGAAAAGCCTGAAATAGCAATAGCTGTAGTTGTAGAACACGGCGTTTGGGGTTCATATGCTGTACCCATTGCAAAGGACGTGCTCAGAGAGTACTTTGGATTAAACGGTGACAAAACCAATGATGATCAAATAGCAGTGGAAGAGGTTAAATTTACACGTTAAATCAAATAGACACTGGGGGTTAAACAAATGAATGAAGGCAGTGTAATTTTTAAAGGCTCGCTAAACTGTCTGACGATAATTATGAAAGAAGAAATAGAATTTGATGAAATATTAAATCAGATAGAGGAGAAAATAATTTCTGCCGGGAAGTTTTTTAAAGGTGCAAAGCTTAAGGTAAAGTACCGCGGCAAGAAATTATCCTTTGAAGAAGAGGAAAAAGTTTTTCAGCTTCTACAATCAAAAAGCGGTGC
It includes:
- a CDS encoding PRC-barrel domain-containing protein, translating into MKKAQDIIGLPIISIYDGIEVGRVKNIIINATKRAIEYLIIDSGIQFLSAKIVPTVNVLGIGEYAVTIENESVISYVSEIPAAIELLQKNIQVTGTKLLTKKGRLIGEVGDIYVDEDDNCSIVGLEYIYDGKVKIIPRTSIISISKDFVVVIEEVEESLIDKKEELENVVCLQDDEKDRYNPHIDQNSDFVENSGDEIEELIIEETDSSYEEIDVSYPDFPFETNISVEEVLDLSLPENDKLNYEDFFADIDDNYLESGFNDNGLDETFFEGFEDLEGGYLEEDLKKDEKSINIQLLTENIEKEINEKENIEKESTDKVNTEKNSDDKKEVWKPSFVNFDKEKTSGSSLDKSSAAHLFEQRQKEYLNGRKATKTIISSSGTVIIRQGEIITDEVIELSRQNGKLIELIMNNEA
- a CDS encoding VanW family protein, which encodes MLKHNKVYIILMILFFQSVLSITLGLFFLHFSSKGHILPNVYVSTLYVGNYTKSKAVSAIKEHYDKISEDSGILIKCDDDKEYRIKLSDIEFSIDCEATADEAYYIKEDNRLARLIKGFFANKKITIYPVVKINEEKLKKHLEEFALLVDKAPVNARINFQNGEISKIPHQLGMKLNIPNSIEKIKSEIGNNLNSTIEFNPENNYEINWIWPELTLSDFNGIDSVISSYSTPITDFKDNKSIVQAAKALNGFLVMGSDFNNRKYKEFSFVNRMKEKGISFEKTNEGLSQVASTLYAALLKTGIDVDYIYRKKHNAIVEYIEPGLDVEISEKEGDFTFKNPFDFPIAVFTEYDDRNITVYILGSKGNGYSKKEIETRVVQKIEPPVLRTVNYDLKPLEEKVVISGKPGIEVEVYRVSEENGKINSDLLYIDSYEAVESIVQVGPKR
- a CDS encoding adaptor protein MecA codes for the protein MKIEKINENKIKVTITLSDLQERNIDLENLNYNSLATQELFWDMMEQAEIQFGFNTSESQLAIEASPDENDGFVIFITKLDDDEDFESIQKYIKNRFRKSDLRVKKKCHKLCSSIVIYSFENFDHLVSLCSILNNIYSGNSTLYKLKNTYYMIFTKNAYTVSNLRYFESLLNEYGKKVSNNAYYEGYLEEYGQKIIEANAVEIISCYF
- a CDS encoding Maf family protein, coding for MQIILASQSPRRSELLKQLGLNFQIRIADIDESNSMGLKASELVQYLAFEKAKAVAEDSSLDRDSIVIGADTVVVKDGAILGKPRDKQEAFNMLKSLNGSWHEVMTGIAVIDANSFKYDKCVEITRVKMKELKDETINAYINSGEPLDKAGAYGIQGLGAVLVDRIEGCYFNVVGLPISKLSDILKNYGVYVLK
- a CDS encoding rod shape-determining protein yields the protein MGIFTRDIGIDLGTANTLVHVKGKGIVVREPSVVAINKKSGDILAVGDAAKEMIGRTPGNIVAIRPMKDGVIADFDITQAMLKYFIKKALSKGIVGKPRVVICVPSGVTEVEKRAVEEASLAAGAKEAYLIEEPMAAAIGANLPVDEPSGSMVVDIGGGTSEVAVISLGGIVTSKSLRIAGDELDEAIVHYVKKEYNLMIGERTAEEIKMTIGAAYPKPKEESMEIRGRDLISGLPKNITITSTEVADALREPINAIVDSIKYTLEKTPPELAADIMDRGIMLTGGGALLSGLDKLIRDETGMPVNIADNPLDCVAMGSGKVLEEIETLKKVLISPKRLK
- the mreC gene encoding rod shape-determining protein MreC; this translates as MLRLFKNKIFILVSITIILLIVMGLSSIQNGKINYVGDIFSTILSPFQRFINYSDKKINDFFAHFEDIDKLRKENEVLKQKVYELVYENEKLIDLKIKNEELRRALDIKDQYSTMDMVGANIIAKDMGNWFDIFTIDRGTKDGIEIDYPVVTSNGLVGRVMQTDLFTSKVISIIDEDSSISARLSKTSDLVVVKGDRKLKDQGLCIMNYIPADADVSAGDRVETSGVGGIYPKGILIGTVREVRQRTNELDRYAIIEPVVDFKRLEEVFILKPKTINNNETSEGSK
- the mreD gene encoding rod shape-determining protein MreD encodes the protein MRLKVIAYSILIFLTVLIQSTIADFIKIYDVKPNLTITVIVCVAFRRNAIEGAIVGFFCGLMQDAVSGRVIGFYALLGLYLGLIIGRSNKKLNKENALIAIFLTFVSTIVYEYIVYFFTTVFRAPLDFIYPFKNIILTEAIYNSVISIIAFIIVNRIHKRFEEFEKNSRRY
- the mrdA gene encoding penicillin-binding protein 2; protein product: MEKRTNEKKSNERFVLLAIMYLLVFTIIVVQLINLQIINGKENDEKSQQRLLQEREIVAPRGIIADTNGIPIATNRVGYTIHVAKTNLKGPQLNEMIIKLIRIIESNGDTFESGLPNYLTFNPIDFGKNIKDSEKALQKWKSEMVLKEKEIELLNTPEDVFKYFREKKFDIDAKYTDEEAYKIMCIRYDMLIKGYTATNPLLIAKDVGIKTVAQIEERSHEFPGVQIDVEPVRKYVDAQDFAHVLGFIGLLSEEQYESKKDAGYKLNDIIGKAGIERAAENYLRGINGKKRVEVDTSGRLTSELSSEPAIPGNNVYLTIDSRLQKVAMESLERNIADIRSRADYRKNFGDANAGAVVAIDVNSGAILAMASYPTYDPSVFLPRTDVPDAAKKQNEYLNDSKNKPMLNRAIGGVYTPGSIYKPLTAIAALEENAITPDTAFYCKGYTEQGGMRFRCMGVHGRVNLNKGLEVSCNVYFQEIGVKTGIDKIDKWVKSFGLGELTGIEIPAEEAKGMRANRETKMEYRNDVWRPADTAQVSIGQFDNMFTPIQIANYVSTLANGGKRYKPYIIKSVKKYDGSIVMETKPEYETVPVSQKTIEAIKAGMIQVSSSMEGTAAAYFRDFPFTVASKTGTPETGLESQGKSSNGLFIAYAPAEKPEIAIAVVVEHGVWGSYAVPIAKDVLREYFGLNGDKTNDDQIAVEEVKFTR